The region tcagcctgggagttgtagggggttggtgtagccagttgatctgtccaaaaactctcaatatcctcgattgtttaacattctatagaattttctttcggagttttcaaaaatcatattatcctgttttcttctatagctctcattgtatcttctgagtctttcggagtacacactaagtttttgtttcagtgtgtctaaaatttgttgagcattttcattgtttggatcatacgttgtatgttgccggtgacgtttcattattatattcaccattttttgtaattttctagaaggcgcaccttttgcaaattgggtgagcctcccaatatcttggcggatgctatgaactttgtcttctagccttttttgccaatgtggtttattttgttgtttttctctggctggttgctgactttcaggttttggcttcacacctagctctgttgctattgaaaatgctgcacagtatatgatgaggtgttatgattcgagatcatggtagtcagaaagatacttgggtataatctccttgttagTCATGACCAGACAATGggatagtttcttggatgtcctcaatcttggcagaatccgtcgtctcaatggatctgtgccctcaaaatctataacgcatctattcattgtggcgaataatcgctccagtagttctctttggtcttcttctggattttcgacgggtgcatcatatatattccgtcgttgagcatcacttattgctatcacatctgcgttgttttgttcctcagaattcatttgtgcattgatggttttcagcacaatcgtagtttttttcaattgtcgtttcgttgttagtgaggctcctattctgtagcctcagttggacttcattttttatgatgttaagtctctcatcgggtacaagtttatttctcaatatgacccggtattggtcggctactctttgctcagaaacttggagttcgggatagtttctgtggaattctgcaaataattttggccggtagcctattttatcctcttccatattagtcacttcataataaatgcgcatgatcgtttcatttatcgaacttgtccatttcatgcgtcttcttggtagaccttcttgggtgagtgctggttggggatcctgcgcagaaccttcagcggtcggagaaactcgtgttattcttctcctagaatgttgagattgtggaggcgtagcattttgttcgacagacgccagtctccttagcactctgtcaccgacgtcccgcatactgtcatgtccagcgccggctccagacacgccctgacgaacctcaggtagcggctctatattcctattcctcaaattcaccatcattcatgggttcctccgtgtcgtgggagagacggcctttgatcgctttttacgatccgcagagctacggtgggagaattcttgagctgctttccacatggcttcgtccgttaccctggacagggacccttcgacaggtttcagcttcccgggtcagggagctcctggaatctgcagtgggcaggagtcgattcaactctcctgataggtgattCGCTAtggattcacctaccgctacccgcattattattattattatttctacaCTGATCTTAAGTCTTAGTCTTATGgctggtttatgcaccattcttaggactaagaactaaacctaagaattaagtggcgtttatgcactctcttgttagttctcaGTGAAGGAAAGCGCACGTGCTcaaactactttctatttgttctatactttgatgtttgacattgatattgattgtgaaaaaattaaattaatttttttttcagatacaccgaATACTTTTCAtggataaacacgaataacgaAGCATAAAacgatagaaactggtactcgttaatattgaaattctgtgCGGCGCATGcaaacttcattattttaacTAAGAGTTTAGTTCTTAGTTGTAAGTTGATCAACTTtttagtgttagttcttagtcctatTATTATTCTAATAAATCTTGTGGGTTTTGATTGGGCTCTTGTGATGATTCTTTTGCAGTATCTATGTTTTGTGACAAAAGATGCTGacttatttcttcttctttgatACACGTTTCCATATTTGAAATCTCCACAGAGTACGCTTGTTGAGGCACTCTTCTTGTATTCGTCGTTTTTTGCGCTGTTGTTCCCTTGTAACTGACTATTTTCTTCTCGTTCTTTAGCTCTGACAGGACTTGTTCCAATTCCCCGAGTTTGGTTTTGAGAATTATATCTCTGGACATAGAAAATTTCGTATTCCAAATGGACGACATTTGTATTCTATTTGTTTCATTGTTTTcggaattgaaataaaataaatttgaatattccatCTTCTTGATGTCACTCATCTTGGCTGAAACatttctgtttattattttgGTTGGTTTGTTTGTTTTGGTTTTCGATGTTTGGtgttgttgattattttttgttgacATGGCAGATGTCGAATGTTCTTTATTTTCCTAATCAATTTCCTTTGGTGAAGAAATGTTTTGATACATTACAGGATCTTTTATTAATTGGGGTTGATTAAATACGATATCAGCAGATttattatcgtttttttttgtttgtatctgTGGCGGTTTTAGGTTGACTTTTTCTTTTGTCTTTTACGCTTTGAATCTTCCTGGTTTCTAGGTACTTCTTCTCCTGAAGAGGTATTAGTAGAAGTGCCGTTGAACTGGGACATTTCTGATAGTTCAAGAACTATCGAAGACTGCGGGCAAGCAGTAATCAGCTTAGAAATTCTGTTTAATCGAATTTGTTTACTAATAACAAAAACAATTATTCACATGTGCTCATCATGAAGGTTCAACAcgaatttttaaatattattttctctatttcgcaataattcaaaaacactaCACACACAGATACATGATCCTAATTctcaaaatgtatttattttgaaattgtgtaAATTAGATCTTGAAGATTTCAATAGTTCCTatgaaataaaggaaaatagGATGTAGTCAAGCAACAATACTTTTTACAAAAATGTCAAACTTTGttaaatattccattgaaaattcgatttttttagaAGAACACTTTCGTATGAAAATTTCCagtgtttgttgaaattgttgTATCTTCCAATCTcctataattaaaaaaatgttacaattattttttggttCTAGTTTTCAGTACACAACTGATGGGGGGCATATTGAGGATAAAAAGACTGAAATCATTGATATTGTTCAGCATTACACTGATGATAATGGAATAAGATCATCTTTGAAATATGAAACAGGCGAGTTTTCTTTCAACCAGAAAAGCAATCTTGAAGGACATATAGGTGCTGTACATTTGAATGAAAGGGAACATGAATGTctcttatgtgagtttgcagccaatcagaaaggtaacctcaaaaagcatatagattctgtccatttgaataaaaaagagcataaatgtaacttatgtgattatgcagccaatctgAAAAGtgtcctcaaaaagcatatagattctgtccatttgaataaaaaagaacataaatgtcacttatgtgattatgcagccagtCAGAGAAGTACCCTCAAtaatcatatagattctgtccatttgaataaaaaagagcataaatgtcacttatgtgagttcgcagccaatcagaaacatgacctcaaaaatcatatagattctgtccatttgaaaaaaaaagaacataaatgtaacttatgtgattatgcagccaatctgAAAAGtgtcctcaaaaagcatatagattctgtccatttgaataaaaaagaacatgaaTGTCActcatgtgattatgcagccaatcagaaaagtACCCTCAATAAGCATATAGAttatgtccatttgaataaaaaaaaacatatatgtcacttatgtgagttctcagccaatcagaaacatgacctcaaaaagcaaatagattctgtccatttgaataaaaaagaacataaatgtcacttatgtgattatgcagccagtCAGAGAAGTACCCTCAAtaatcatatagattctgtccatttgaataaaaaagagcataaatgtcacttatgtgagttcgcagccaatcagaaacatgacctcaaaaatcatatagattctgtccatttgaaaaaaaaagaacataaatgtaacttatgtgattatgcagccaatctgAAAAGtgtcctcaaaaagcatatagattctgtccatttgaataaaaaagaacataaatgtcactcatgtgattatgcagccaatcggaaaagtaccctcaaaaagcatatagattctgtccatttgaaaaaaaaagaacataaatgtaacttatgtgattatgcagccaatctgAAAAGtgtcctcaaaaagcatatagattttgtccatttgaataaaaaagagcataaatgtcacttatgtgagttcgcagccaatcagaaacatgacctcaaaaatcatatagattctgtccatttgaaaaaaaaagaacataaatgtaacttatgtgattatgcagccaatctgAAAAGtgtcctcaaaaagcatatagattctgtccatttgaataaaaaagaacatgaaTGTCActcatgtgattatgcagccaatcggaaaagtaccctcaaaaagcatatagattctgtccatttgaaaaaaaaagaacataaatgtaacttatgtgattatgcagccaatctgAAAAGtgtcctcaaaaagcatatagattctgtccatttgaataaaaaagaacataaatgtcactcatgtgattatgcagccaatcggaaaagtaccctcaaaaagcatatagattctttccatttgaataaaaaaagaacataaatattacttatgtgattatgcagccgaTCAGAAAagtaacctcaaaaagcatatagcttctgtccatttgaataaaaaagaatataaatgttactcatgtgattatgcagccaatcagaaaagtACCCTCAATAATCATAAAGATTATGTCCATTTGAATCAAAAGGaacataaatgttacttatgtgattatgcagtcAACCGTAAATttcacctcaaaaagcatatagattctgtttatttgaaaaaaaaagaacataaatgtgagTTTGCAGTCAAACAggaaaataacctcaaaaagcatatggATTGTgtgcatttgaataaaaaaagaaaataaatgttacttatgttATTATGCAGTCAACTGTAAAGttcacctcaaaaagcataGAGATTCGGTCCATTTCAACATAAAAGaattacttatgtgattatgcagccaaccggaAAGTTTACCTCAAAATTAatatggattctgtccatttgaatgaaaaagaatataaatgtaACTTATGTGAGTATGTTTCAAGCATGTAAGAAACTCTTAAAAGACATAAAACAtatccatttgaatgaaaattcttaGAGTAAAGAAAAACATAGGAGTGGCCTTAAACGTAAATAGCGTTATATTGTAATTAGTTGCATCAGTAAGATGATAAACTGAGGTAGGAAAACAAGAAACCCGCAAAATTGACAAATAGGGGTGCAGTAAACCTTCCACTGGCGTGGTTAATTGTTTCTTAGTAAGGATTATTATTACAAAatcgatatttaacttgaatatagaatataagtgagttattatatttcaaaatgaaaactatcaaCGTAGCGGAGACCGAAGCTAAAACGTCAACAATAAAGAGGATATTGCGAACAACTGAAATGAAGACCCCTAAGAATAATGGTATACATACTGGCGGACAGACATAGAAATTCTATTATAAAAGAGAAGTGCTAAGTGGACGATGTGGTCAGATGTATAAGGAAGAGGCGAAGAGAGTGGAACCAGCATGTGGACAGAATGAGCCTAGACATGGCTAAGATCATCAGGGACAACAAACCCCTCGGAAGAAGACCCATTAGATGACCACCAAAGCAATTGTGAGATAGCTGGCAATCCACGTCACAGGAGACATACACCAGAGAAAGCAGGCGGTTCGTCTTCTcaagaagaagaacaaaatgAAGACTTgctaatttcataaatttttcgagaaataatttccattttatgagttattttagtagatttcttaTGAAAACAATATACAGTAAATAAACTCTCGTAAAATACaatgtttttgattaattagtAATAAATTAATATGGAATTGCATACCCTTACCTCATTTCTTACAtagtttcaataaaatgaagaattttccaagaTGAATATTACCTGCGATCAGATTCTTACATAGACTTATAATAACATGGACTAGCCCTCTGCTCGCACCGCTTTGCAGACCATCAAAGAAAGAGAGGTGTTGGGAAGGAAGGAGTTATTAATGGCAACACATGCGAATTTACTATGATAATAAcacgtttttgattttttttttttttggagaaatattgagttttttgcatgacttgattattgaaatggctatgggaataagGCGTtgttaatgagaaatattgagttattccgaTAAGAATAGTATTGAAAAAGCTAAATGAATCACATTTAGGAACTTtatggtacagattttcatgaTATCTAAAATGTCTTTCAGAAAAAGGTGAATTTCATTGAGTGctataaaagaaaatatttattaatttctattCCACAGGTTTTAGATAGCCcagtatatcaataatattatagataattaaatttCTATTCTATATAATGTAGCTACAAGTGTAACTGGACTTAAgggatttcaaaatttgtgataaataaaaacacaaaagaaaatttatgacattttcaaaattttattatatatgttgtcttcagaaaaaatagcccgaatatttttgagaaattgaCTGAGGAAATAGTGAGTGTTATTGGGGATGAAAGTGCAATTTTTTTCCTATCAAAGAAAACAATTCAGCCTCACGTTCTAAAAGTAACAACTTCCTTTACTCTGACGGTTTAAAAAAGTACTGCAAATTT is a window of Harmonia axyridis chromosome 2, icHarAxyr1.1, whole genome shotgun sequence DNA encoding:
- the LOC123672476 gene encoding uncharacterized protein LOC123672476 isoform X2, which gives rise to MEMGEDDSYEKGNSFDLDFQYTTDGGHIEDKKTEIIDIVQHYTDDNGIRSSLKYETGEFSFNQKSNLEGHIGAVHLNEREHECLLCEFAANQKVCRTQLMGGILRIKRLKSLILFSITLMIME
- the LOC123672476 gene encoding uncharacterized protein LOC123672476 isoform X1 is translated as METYLKIFPDENNHHRVKMEMGEDDSYEKGNSFDLDFQYTTDGGHIEDKKTEIIDIVQHYTDDNGIRSSLKYETGEFSFNQKSNLEGHIGAVHLNEREHECLLCEFAANQKVCRTQLMGGILRIKRLKSLILFSITLMIME